From the genome of Rhodohalobacter sp. SW132:
TTTTGAGGATGCGCGTAAGAATCAGCCGCTGAATTAAATGTGAGATTTAACATATTGTGTTGACAACATAATATTGCCAAAATTTCAAGTGGTATGAAAATTAGAAACTTGAGAGTTGGTTAAAACACTTATTAAGTAATAAACATTTTTGGTTAAGAAGAATTTTAGTATACTACTTAAGGCGTAATAAGTACAGGCTCAGTGACCGAAAAAAAACGGGAAATGACAGTTGCAGAATTCACTCTCCATTTCTTATTAAATTTAGCATTTTAAAAATTATGAGTAAAAAAGTTGGTTTAATAGCCTATTTGGTGCTGCTAACATTTGCGTGTGAATCTGAAAATGGAAAGAATTTTTCCACTACTGATAGGAGTACTTCAGAACATAATGAGCCGCCCAGAAATCCTCTTGAACCAATTGAGAGTCTTCAGGTTGTTTATATTGGAGCCTCTAATTGTAATCACTGTTCAAGTGATGAGGCAATTGAAAAGATCACATTCATCAAGAATAGATTAAATGAAGTTGCTGACCATTTGGGATATCAAACGTGGTTCACTGGAATTGCTGCCGACGAAGATCCTGTTTCCGGGTATGAACATTTAAAAGAAACGTGGCCATATCATGAAATCAACACTGGCGCATATTACTACAACTGGGGACATATGGAATACATTTGGGGTGAGGGTGATTTTGCAGGTCAGGGCAGTGTACCACAAATATTAATTAATCGATCAACGTACAGAATTGAACCGGCTGGAATGGGGATCGGAAATGCGTTTAGGGAAGAACAATTAGTTAAAAGATATTCAGGCTCTCAGGATCTGGCACTTTTATATGAGAAGCTTATGGAAGATGATTTTGAAAAAATAGCCACTCAGTTAGGGATAAATAGCTTAGCGGATTGATCATGAGGCAGCTTCTTTGGGGATTTCTGTCCTTGTTATTTTTCTGTACTGCATGTGATAAGTCAGATGAAACAAGAATTGTAGAGCATCCTGATTATAATCTGATACCATATGCAGAGTATGATTATACATTAATGTCCAAAAATCAGGACTTGTCTGAATTTGGATCTGATTTGCCTCGTCAGGTTGAGATACTGGCCCGATTTTTGGAATCTCCCAATCAGATTGAAGCTACACCAGTCGTCTTGAGAAATTCATGGGGAGCAAAAGCAGTTAGCGTCGACGAAAGGCTCATTCTATTACATATCGCAAGCGATCAACTTTTAGAGTATGATCTTTCAGATAGTAGTATTACTGAAACCGCCCCGTTTGGAAGGGGACCCGGGGATATTGCTTATGCTAACGACCTCATAAAGCATAATAATAAAATCCTATTGCCACGCGATGATCATAAAATTACAGTTTTTGACTGTGATAATGAGCCGTGTGAATATAAAATTTCAATTCCTACGGATGTATCGGCTAAATCTTTAGCAGTTATGAACAACGATTTTGCTGTAATGGGAACCCGTTATGATGGTCAAATTGAAAAAAATATTACTATATATACAGCGGAAGGTGAAAGCGTGCATTCATTTGGGGAGTATTATCAAACGAATGACTTTTATTTGAAAAATTTATTAATGCAAGGTACTATCCGATCAAGCGATTTATTGAATTATTATCTTATTGCCTATAACCGATTACCTTTTTTATTCATATTCAATGATGATGGCGATTTGATTCATAAGATGAGACTGGAAACATATAATCAGACAATCCATGAATACGACACAATATCAAGGCGTGTTACTACGACCCCAAAAGGAGGGATATCTGATTTGTTTCAAGTCGATGATACAAATTTTGTAATATCCGTGACTTCATATGGCAATTCATCGTATGATTATGATAGGGAGGTTTCCTTTTATCTAATTAATCTTACAGAACAGACATCTTACTACATTGGAACGCATCACCATCAAGGGGATGGTAACATATCTATACAACTGACGGATTTGGGTGTTGTAGTTATTGTTGGAGGAGAGGTGAACCTGTTTAGAAACAGAAACTAATAATAATAAAAAAAGCCACACACCGGTTTCGATATGTGGCTTTTTCTGGGACTATTGGGAACTATTCGTTGTAACCCATTTCGTTTTTGAGGATGCGCGCAAGAATCAGCCGCTGAATTTCGGAGGTTCCTTCCCCAATGGTCATCAATTTGGAGTCGCGCAGAAATCGTTCTACATGGTACTCCTTGGTATAACCATACCCGCCGTGAATCTGGATGGCATCCAGCGCGGCGCGTTCTGATAGTTCCGAGGCAAAAAGCTTGGCCATAGACGCTTCTTTTGTATATGATTTTCCGCGGTCTTTTCGCCAGGCGGCTCGATGGACCAGCAGACGTGCCGCATCAATTTCAACCGCCATGTTCACCATTTTATGCTCGATAGCCTGGAAATCTCCAATCGATTTACCAAACTGTTTGCGCTCCTTCGCATATTTCATCGACTCTTCCAGGGCTCCGCGCGCAATTCCTATCGACAATGCACCGATCCCGATCCGCCCGCCGTCCAGAACTTTCATGGTGTCGATAAATCCTTTTCCAAGTTCTCCAAGCAGGTTATCCAGGGGAATTTTTACATTTTCGAAAACTACTTCTGTGGTGTCGGATGAATTCATCCCGAGCTTATGCATCGGGGGCCCCGGTTTCACTCCGTCCATGGTGCGTTCAACGATAAAGGCACTAATCCCTTTGGTGCCCAGGGTTGGGTCCGTTTTAGCAAGAACTACGTAAACATCTCCGACTGAACCCTGTGTGATGAAAATTTTACTGCCGTTGATGATCCAGTGATCTCCTTGCTTAACGGCTGTGGTCTTCATACCTGACGCGTCGCTTCCTGATCCGGGCTCTGTCAGGCACCATGCACCGAGTTTCTCGCCTCTTGCAAGCGGAGTGAGATATTTCTGTTTCTGTTCGTGAGATCCCGCAAGGGCGATGTGTCCGCTCCCAAGCGAGGTGTGCGAAGCAACAGTGAGGGCAAGTGAAGCATCCCAGCGGGCAATCTCTTCAATGGCGAGGCAGAAACTGACGGTATCGAAACCGGCACCGCCATATTTTTCATCATGATAAATTCCAAGAAGGCCCTGATCGGCCAGCATCTTTACAATTTCGTGGGGGAAAGATTTGTTGTGATCCCGATCCATCACATCCGGTGCGATGTGGCGTTCTGCGAAATCACGAACACTGTCGCGGATCATCTGCTGATCTTCGGACAGCTCAAAAGATAAATTTTCTGTTCGTTCAAGTACTTCTAAACTCATGGTTGTGAATATGTTTAAGTTGATTGGAAACGCTTCCACAAGATAACGATTTAAAAGCAGATTTCATTTGGCTAATCCTGTTAAAAAGAAGTAACGAATCATTCTGGAACAAATGATCAAAATAACAAACCCCTCAGCAGAAATAATTGCAGCTTACATACATGAAAAGCCCTGATATTTAAAATTTTTATAACTAAAAAATCGGTTTAAAGTGTTTCAGGGGCGTTTATAAGGTTCTGATGATCGTTTAAGTTTTCATTTAAAAAACTTGGAACAATCAGTACTGGTTCTACTACGAGTCATCAGTAGCATCGATGGTGCTGCACAATTAATTAAATGAATAATAAATCAATCAGAGGTAATAGACATGTTAAATAAAACATTCATGACAGCAGGAACACTCATACTTAGTATGATGGTTTTGATGGCTGCAACGCAAGTTGAGACACTCAACTCTAATTCTGAGCACGATCTGGATCGCGTGGAAACCCTGGAAGGTGAGGTAGTCGATGCCAACACTGAAGAGGGTATACCCGATGCAACTGTGTATCTTATTAAAGGAAACGATCGTGCCAATGCCGATTCAACCACAACTGACTTTTCCGGAGAGTTCTCCTTTGAAGGGTTGGAAGAAGATTCCTATACTCTTGAAGTAGAAGCAAGAGGATATGAAACAAAGGAAAAAGATGTTGAGGTGAAAGGCGACCGTGATCAAGACCGTGATCGCGATGAGTATGGAGATAAAGATAAAGATAAAGTGAAAATTGAACTTGAGCCTGAATATTAAATTTTAAGTTCAGATTAAGTAAGGGTGCAAATCTGTTAAAAGGTTTGCACCTTTTTTTTGTCCATAATATTACAATTTCAATCGATTCTGAGGGTTAAAAGCCTTCAATCTCAATAAAATCAGATGCGGTTAAATTCGATGATTTCAGCCAAAAAGAACGATTTCAAATTTAATTTCATTTTTTATGAAACAAATTAGTACCATTATAATAATTAAAAGTGATACTCTAACTTAAACCAGACCAATAGTTATGCTTAACAAAACGATTCTACCACTCGCTACAATATTCTTAATGTTCTTTGCCGTTGCCTGTGGATCATCAGGAATGGTTGGATCTGATGATCAAACTGCAGTTGCAGGGGTAGTACTTGACTCTGAGTCATACGACCGAATTGCAAATGCTACTGTAACTCTTACAGGTGAAGATAAATCTACGGTAACGAATGAAAATGGAGTGTTTACATTTGTTGATGTAGGAGTTGGTACTCATGATGTAACTGTTGAGTCAGACTCTCACGGAACCGTTGAAACTACCATTGATGTTGAACAGGGTGGCTCACGGGTCGAAATTAAACTCTGAAAAAGCTGAAAATTTTCCGGATGTGTTAAATGTATTACATTTTTCATCATCTGAACTGCTTATAAAGCTCTCTTCATTTGGTTGAAGAGAGCTTTTTTTTTCATACATGGTAAGTCATATTCAAATTTGCCAAAAATTTCGATTGGCAGACCTATTGCAATCCCGTTCGCTCTCTACTCCAATACTATCTTTTTTTAATCATAAGTGGTTTAATTCCCCGACCCTCTGGGTCGGAAAGAAATAAAAGTCCCCCTTTTGCCGAGGGCATCCCTTTGGGGGAAGGGGGAAGCGATCCCGACAGCTGTCGGGAGAGCTGGGGGATGATCCTGTAGGCGTTGATCCTAGCAAATTAACAATTTTTATGGTCTCAAAACTCTACAAATCATCCCCCATTGCCTCCTTCCCCCGTAGGGATCCCTTCGGGAGAAGGGGGACACTCCAAAAGTAAGCTTTGTATTGACCAAAAAGTTAAGGGTTCTTAGTTGATACCTCGCGGGTTCTGCCCCGAGGTAGTTCAATCTACAGAGATAGTAGTCTTTATATCTTATCCTCCCAAGTTTAAGTCTACCAATGCGTTATAGATTATATTAGATGATGTTTTATTGTTACTTATAATCATGTTTTGGCCCCGCTAATTTTGCGAAATCGATTAATTTGTAAAAAATCAGAATTTGTGAAAAGAATCAGGAACTTTCTTTCTGATTAGTGATAGGAAGGGATGAAGCGAAAAGATAATTCGCTACCAAATGTACTCAACCATAATAAAAAATAAGAGAAAACATGAAGATCCAAAAATTAGCTTTAGTAATAGCCACCCTCGTACTAAGTTCTGTACTGTTCATGGCAGCTACAACTGCAGATCAAACCACTCCTCAGAATGCCGAGTATACAATTGCTGGTACAGTGATTGATGCCGACACTCATGAAGGTGTTGCAGGTGCAGAGATTACTATCAATGAAACCGAACAGTCAGCTACAACTGATGAATACGGTACTTTCTCATTCATGGACCTTGAAGAAGGAACATATACTCTTTCTGTAAGTGCAGATGAGTATGAGGATACCGAAACAGAAGTTGAGGTAAGTGAAGAAGGTGCTACCGTCGAGATCGAATTAGTACCTGAAACACGTATGTAAACTCACAAACGTATTTCATAAAGGAGCATTCTTCAGATGAAGGTGCTCCTTTTTTTTTATCCGTAATTCCAGGTAACTCCGCGGCCAATTTCAGGATCTGGAAACTCCCATGTTACCGCCCCCTGATCACATGCATACATACAGGTACCGCATTCAATGCAATCTTCTACCTGGAAATGCACTTTCCCTTTCTCATCCATTGTATAGCAATTCGCCGGACAAACATAAGTTGTACATTTGTGCGGACACGTAGAGTTGCAAATCTCCGTATCCACGCGGATGTGTGGCTTGATATCCGATTTTGCCTGGTTCCGGTAGCTTACCAATCCGAGTTGTTCTTGCAGGGTCAGGAGTTTCATAGTTGTGATAGATAAATTTTAGTAATGAAAAAATGGTTTGAGACTTTTCTTAAAAGTGAAAAGTGAAAAGTGAAAAGTGAAAAGTGAAAAGCTGAATCTGATTTATAAATCTTGCACACAAGATTCTCTCTTTTCAAAAGGGGAGATTTCATTTAGTATGTGCAAGAAATTTGTGATTTGATCAAATACATGGTTTAAAAAACTTCTGTGATATATCATCTGCCTTTTCACTTTTCACCTTTGCCTTTTCCTTTATAAAGCTTTCGCTCCTTTAGCACCCACTTTAATCAGATCCCAGTAAGAAGCATGCTTTTTAACGGAATCTTTTAGCATTTCGCGTGCTTTCTTTGTGGGTTCATTTTTGATGCTGAAGAAATTTCGTCCAAAATCACAGATTAAATTTGGCATTTTTTGGGTCATCACAGGATCATGAAGCAAATGAACGGCGTCCTGGAAGTTGTTGATGTCCTGCATCACATAGCTGTTCCGCAAGTTGTTTTCATACGCTTTCATCGATGATTCACCAAAATCCTGGTTCTTTTTCGCTTCGGTGATCGCCTCACCGGCCAGAATTCCCGATCGCATGGCGTAATCCATTCCCTGGATCGCCTTTCCTGCGTTCATCAGCAGATTTGCCGCTTCACCGCAAACCACGAGGCCCGGTTTATAAAGTTTTTCAGGCATCACCCGCTTATCCCCGGATGAGACAACATGCGCGGAATACTCCACAACTTCGCCGCCGCGAATGGTGTCCGCAATGACCGGGTGTTTTTTGAAGGTGTTCAGAATGTCATACGGCTTTTTCCCTTTTTCACGCAGATCTTTCAATCCAAGAACAAGCCCGAGGGAGAGGGTATCTTTATTGGTGTACAGAAATCCTCCGCCTTCAACTCCGTCTGTTGCAAATCCAACAAATTCGTTGCTCATCCCGCTTTTTCCATTCAGCTGAAATCGGTTTTCGAGCACATCCTGATCAAACCGGATGATCTCTTTGATTCCCGTCAGCATATGATCAGCCGGTACATATTTATCCTGCAGGCCAACCTGACGTGTCAGCAGGTTGTTGACTCCTTCGGCCAGGATCACGGAGTCGGAATAAAATTTCTCATCTCCGGTGCGGATTCCCTTCACTTTTCCATCTTCTTCAAGAACTTCCTCCACAAGAATGTTAGGGGCGATGAACGAATCCATCGCGTAATCGCTCTCATCAATCGCCTGCTGAACTTTATCCGCCAGCCAGCGGTCGAATTTGGAACGAAGTACAACGACCCCGGTGTAGGGAGGTTCATTGAAGTGTGAGGATTTAAAATCAATCGAAAAAGAAGATTGGTTATCCATAAATGTGAGACGCCGCTGGTTAATGAATCGATCCCATCCGGCATCTTCTTCCCAGTAATTGGGCACCAGTTTTGCAAGATCGTTTCCCCACAATACGCCACCGGATACATTTTTTGATCCGGGAAACTCGCCTTTTTCAATCAACAGAAATTTCATGTTGTTGCGGGCAAGAGTCATGGCCGCAGCAAGGCCGGCTACACCGGCACCAACGATTATACAATCAAATTTTTCATCCATAAGGGCAGGAATTAATAGTCTTGAGTCTTGAACGGAACGTACCGCACTCTTTTCAATGAGTGATGAGTTGTAAGTTCTAAGTGTTTAGTGAATGTTTAATCATTCACATCTAAACACTCACAACTCACTACTTAATACTCTAATTTTGTTTCAGTTTTTTGATTTCTTCGATGAACGGAGGCAGCACTTTGTAGAGATCGCCCACGATACCGTAATCAGCAATATCAAAGATGGGGGCATCGGGGTCTTTATTGATGGCTACAATCACTTTTGAATTTGCCATTCCCGCTACGTGCTGGATTGCCCCGGAAATTGCCACTGCAATGTAGAGCTGTGGGGCAACTACTTTACCGGTCTGACCGATCTGCAGGCTTGGGTCGTAATCGCCCGCTTCCGTTAAGGCGCGTGATGCCCCGATCCCGGCATTTAAAAGAGATGCAAGTTCAGAGATCATATTGCGGGCTTCTTCATCTTTCACGCCGCGGCCTGCTGCAACAACAGCTTCCGCTTCGGAGAGATCAATCTTATCCCCGGAGGCTCCGAGAATCTCCTTCAGCGTGATTTTCAACTCATCATCACTGAATGAAAAATCAATGGTTTCCACTTCAGGCTCAGCTGCCTTTTCGGCTACATCATACGAGCCGGACCGAACCGTGAGAAGTACCGGACTGCCTTCAGCCTTAACAGAGGCTACAATTTTGGCCGCCATCACGGGGCGTTTTCCTTTTACACCATTGTCTGTCAGTTCAAATTCAGACATATCGGCGAGGGATGCGGTTTTTTGGTTCGCCGCGAGCGCCCCAAGGACATCTTTTGATCCTTCAGTAGAAGCAAATGCCACAACCGACGGGCTGGCTTTCTCAATTGCCAGCGAAAGAGCCCGGATCAGCGG
Proteins encoded in this window:
- a CDS encoding acyl-CoA dehydrogenase family protein, whose translation is MSLEVLERTENLSFELSEDQQMIRDSVRDFAERHIAPDVMDRDHNKSFPHEIVKMLADQGLLGIYHDEKYGGAGFDTVSFCLAIEEIARWDASLALTVASHTSLGSGHIALAGSHEQKQKYLTPLARGEKLGAWCLTEPGSGSDASGMKTTAVKQGDHWIINGSKIFITQGSVGDVYVVLAKTDPTLGTKGISAFIVERTMDGVKPGPPMHKLGMNSSDTTEVVFENVKIPLDNLLGELGKGFIDTMKVLDGGRIGIGALSIGIARGALEESMKYAKERKQFGKSIGDFQAIEHKMVNMAVEIDAARLLVHRAAWRKDRGKSYTKEASMAKLFASELSERAALDAIQIHGGYGYTKEYHVERFLRDSKLMTIGEGTSEIQRLILARILKNEMGYNE
- a CDS encoding beta-sandwich domain-containing protein, whose product is MLNKTFMTAGTLILSMMVLMAATQVETLNSNSEHDLDRVETLEGEVVDANTEEGIPDATVYLIKGNDRANADSTTTDFSGEFSFEGLEEDSYTLEVEARGYETKEKDVEVKGDRDQDRDRDEYGDKDKDKVKIELEPEY
- a CDS encoding carboxypeptidase regulatory-like domain-containing protein gives rise to the protein MLNKTILPLATIFLMFFAVACGSSGMVGSDDQTAVAGVVLDSESYDRIANATVTLTGEDKSTVTNENGVFTFVDVGVGTHDVTVESDSHGTVETTIDVEQGGSRVEIKL
- a CDS encoding beta-sandwich domain-containing protein, with product MKIQKLALVIATLVLSSVLFMAATTADQTTPQNAEYTIAGTVIDADTHEGVAGAEITINETEQSATTDEYGTFSFMDLEEGTYTLSVSADEYEDTETEVEVSEEGATVEIELVPETRM
- a CDS encoding ferredoxin family protein, giving the protein MKLLTLQEQLGLVSYRNQAKSDIKPHIRVDTEICNSTCPHKCTTYVCPANCYTMDEKGKVHFQVEDCIECGTCMYACDQGAVTWEFPDPEIGRGVTWNYG
- a CDS encoding FAD-dependent oxidoreductase; this encodes MDEKFDCIIVGAGVAGLAAAMTLARNNMKFLLIEKGEFPGSKNVSGGVLWGNDLAKLVPNYWEEDAGWDRFINQRRLTFMDNQSSFSIDFKSSHFNEPPYTGVVVLRSKFDRWLADKVQQAIDESDYAMDSFIAPNILVEEVLEEDGKVKGIRTGDEKFYSDSVILAEGVNNLLTRQVGLQDKYVPADHMLTGIKEIIRFDQDVLENRFQLNGKSGMSNEFVGFATDGVEGGGFLYTNKDTLSLGLVLGLKDLREKGKKPYDILNTFKKHPVIADTIRGGEVVEYSAHVVSSGDKRVMPEKLYKPGLVVCGEAANLLMNAGKAIQGMDYAMRSGILAGEAITEAKKNQDFGESSMKAYENNLRNSYVMQDINNFQDAVHLLHDPVMTQKMPNLICDFGRNFFSIKNEPTKKAREMLKDSVKKHASYWDLIKVGAKGAKAL
- a CDS encoding electron transfer flavoprotein subunit alpha/FixB family protein yields the protein MSTLLTYISVNDGKIKRSSLEVLSRCNQLAADSGQQSAALVVDADASGYVDQLKKYGPDKIYLVENPIFKNHLNTPLIRALSLAIEKASPSVVAFASTEGSKDVLGALAANQKTASLADMSEFELTDNGVKGKRPVMAAKIVASVKAEGSPVLLTVRSGSYDVAEKAAEPEVETIDFSFSDDELKITLKEILGASGDKIDLSEAEAVVAAGRGVKDEEARNMISELASLLNAGIGASRALTEAGDYDPSLQIGQTGKVVAPQLYIAVAISGAIQHVAGMANSKVIVAINKDPDAPIFDIADYGIVGDLYKVLPPFIEEIKKLKQN